GGGGCAGGTGATAGGAGCCCGGTTGATTGGTTTTAGGAGCGAGCTCCTGTCCGTTCCAGCTCACGGAGTCGGTCTCGCCAGGAGGCGGTTTGATGCTCAGGTCAACCGGGGGTAGAAGCTGCAAGGTCACGGTTCCGGTGGCACCCTGAAGGTTGGTTCGATCTCCTCCTTCACTGCTCAGGCTGATCTGCCGTGGTTGGTTGAGGTTGATCGCTAAAACGCCGGGTCTTGTGCGTTGATCGAGAGGTAGAGGTGTTTGGTCTGGCCAGGCCGTGACCACGTCTTCCAACGGGCGCAAGCCCTGCAAGATCTGATCAGAGTCGAGCGGTGTATTGATCGGGATTGGCCTTGGCGAGAAGGCATTGATGTTGATCAGGTGACGTTGTTGATGGTTCAAGGCCAGAATCGATCCGATCATCACAGCGCCGTAGACCACGCTCCCTTGCCAGGTGGTAAAGATATCGATGCTGCCGAGTGTGAAACGGGTGCTTCGACCATTGGTCGCGAAGCGATTCGATCCTGGTCTGTTAGGCAGGGCTCCACTAAGGCTGTTGGTTGGAAGGTCGAAATAGGATTCCAATCGCTGCAACATCGCCACGAGATAGGCGGGTTCTGGGAGGCGGTCTTGCCAGCCGCGTTCAAGGGCTTCTAGGACCGGCGTTGTGATTCTCACCTCTTTCGAAAGCTCTCTCATGCTGAGACCCTTTCGTTCCCTTTGTTCTCGCAGCAGTTGTCCTGCTTCCTCTAGGGAGTTGTTGAGGCTCTCAACAGACGTGGGCGTGTGTGGCGGGTTTTTGCGACGTCGCCAAGGGAGGGGAAACTTCATCTCGGCGATGCCGTTATGAGGAGCACTCGTTCCGTTCCAAACGGATGGAGTTCCATTCTGAACGTGTTAACTCACGCCAGTGGCCCTCCGGCAAAGAACCGAGATCAATGGTGGAGATCGCTGTTCGTTGAAGATCCAACACCGGGTGGCCAAGAGCATCGGCCACTCTGCGGATTTGGCGATTCCTTCCCTCCCTGAGAATCACTTTTAAAAGGGATTGGTTCGCTCCTTGTTTCAGCAGAGACACCTCTGCCGGTTGTGTGGGTACGCCATCCAATTCCACGCCGTTGCACCAGCGATTCAGTGTTGCGTTGGTGGGCGTACCTCTGACCTGAACCTTGTAGGTCTTGCTGTGGGCGTAGCGGGGGTGAGTGAGCTGCAAGGTGATCGCGCCTTGATTGGTTAAGAGGAGTGCTCCTCGGCTGTCTCCATCCAGCCGACCAACGGGGTGGAGACCTCGCCGGAGAGCCTGTGGGATGAGGTCGAGAACAGTTTCACGTCCTTGCGGATCACTGCAGCTGCTGATCACACCCCGGGGTTTGTTGAGCAGGAGCAGCCTGGGACTCGATGCCTGAGAGAGGGGACGGCCATCCACCTCGATGCGGTCGATGTTTGGATCGGCTTGGTCGCCAAGTCCAGCTGTGACTTGATTCACCTTGACCCTGCCTTCGCGCAAAAGCTCTTCAGCGTGTCGTCGCGAACAGATCCCTGCAGCTGCGATCAGTTTTTGCAACCGTTGGCGGGTCACCAGCTCACTCCTTGACACCGATCAGTGATCATCGTTGAACAGCGCAAAGGCCTTCGTCTCTTCCGCTGTTTTGATCCCGTCATGGCTCATTCTGTTAAGTCGAAAACGGGGGCGACAACGTGAAGAAAATCGGAAAAAGTGGTAGTTTAGGAAACGGAAGTGTTTCGTAATTGCTGATGGCGCCCTTGGCTCTGCTTCCTGATGCTGACCTTGTGCGTTCGTATTTACGAGACATCGGCCGAGTGCCGTTGTTGAGTCATCAGCAGGAGATCACCCTGGGCCGTCAGGTGCAGGAGTTGATGGATTTAGAGGCGTTAGAAGCGGAACTCAAGGATCAGCGTGGTGGAGAGGAGGTTGCCAGAGAGGAGTTCGCCAAAGCTGCAGGCGTGAGTGCGGCGCAACTGAAGCGAAAGCTGCAGGCGGGCCGCCGCGCCAAGGAGCGGATGGTGGCGGCCAACTTGAGATTGGTGGTGAGCGTCGCCAAGAAATACACCAAGAGGAATATGGAACTGCTGGATCTGATCCAGGAGGGAACGATTGGTTTGGTGCGTGGAGTGGAGAAATTTGATCCGACCCGCGGCTACAAGTTCAGTACCTATGCGTACTGGTGGATTCGTCAGGGCATCACCCGCGCGATTGCGGAGAAGAGTCGAACGATCCGCCTGCCGATCCATATCACCGAGATGCTGAACAAGCTGAAGAAAGGCCAACGGGAGTTGAGCCAAGAGCTGGGCCGCACGCCATCGGTGACGGAACTGGCGTCCTTTGTGGAACTTCCAGAGGAGGAGGTGAAGGATCTGATGTGCCGTGCCCGCCAGCCTGTGAGTTTGGAGATGAAGGTGGGGGATGGCGATGACACCGAGCTGCTGGAATTGTTGGCGGGTGATGCGGAGTTGCCGTCAGAACAGGTGGAAGGTGAATGCTTGAAGGGAGACCTGCGGGATCTGTTGAGCCAGCTGCCTGAATTGCAGGGAAAAGTGTTGCGAATGCGCTATGGAATGGATGGGGAGGAGCCGATGAGTCTCACGGGTATTGCTAAATCCATGAAGATGAGTCGTGATCGGACGCGAAGACTCGAGCGTGAAGGCTTGGAGATGCTCCGTCGCGGTGACGAACAACTCCAGGCCTATGTCCTTGTTTAAAACTTGAATTAGAAGAATTCGTCAAAGTTGTCGAAGTCAACTGCTTTGAAATTGCCTGACTCCACTTGAGTCATTAACCGTTCCAATTGCACCCATAAAGCCCCACCTGTGAGAAGAGA
The window above is part of the Synechococcus sp. WH 8020 genome. Proteins encoded here:
- a CDS encoding helix-turn-helix domain-containing protein — its product is MKFPLPWRRRKNPPHTPTSVESLNNSLEEAGQLLREQRERKGLSMRELSKEVRITTPVLEALERGWQDRLPEPAYLVAMLQRLESYFDLPTNSLSGALPNRPGSNRFATNGRSTRFTLGSIDIFTTWQGSVVYGAVMIGSILALNHQQRHLININAFSPRPIPINTPLDSDQILQGLRPLEDVVTAWPDQTPLPLDQRTRPGVLAINLNQPRQISLSSEGGDRTNLQGATGTVTLQLLPPVDLSIKPPPGETDSVSWNGQELAPKTNQPGSYHLPQAAALSP
- a CDS encoding pseudouridine synthase; protein product: MTRQRLQKLIAAAGICSRRHAEELLREGRVKVNQVTAGLGDQADPNIDRIEVDGRPLSQASSPRLLLLNKPRGVISSCSDPQGRETVLDLIPQALRRGLHPVGRLDGDSRGALLLTNQGAITLQLTHPRYAHSKTYKVQVRGTPTNATLNRWCNGVELDGVPTQPAEVSLLKQGANQSLLKVILREGRNRQIRRVADALGHPVLDLQRTAISTIDLGSLPEGHWRELTRSEWNSIRLERNECSS
- a CDS encoding RpoD/SigA family RNA polymerase sigma factor encodes the protein MAPLALLPDADLVRSYLRDIGRVPLLSHQQEITLGRQVQELMDLEALEAELKDQRGGEEVAREEFAKAAGVSAAQLKRKLQAGRRAKERMVAANLRLVVSVAKKYTKRNMELLDLIQEGTIGLVRGVEKFDPTRGYKFSTYAYWWIRQGITRAIAEKSRTIRLPIHITEMLNKLKKGQRELSQELGRTPSVTELASFVELPEEEVKDLMCRARQPVSLEMKVGDGDDTELLELLAGDAELPSEQVEGECLKGDLRDLLSQLPELQGKVLRMRYGMDGEEPMSLTGIAKSMKMSRDRTRRLEREGLEMLRRGDEQLQAYVLV